One region of Quercus lobata isolate SW786 chromosome 2, ValleyOak3.0 Primary Assembly, whole genome shotgun sequence genomic DNA includes:
- the LOC115975512 gene encoding 40S ribosomal protein S18 isoform X2, translating into MSLVANEDFQHILRVLNTNVDGKQKIMFALTSIKGIGRRFANLVCKKADVDMNKRAGELSAAELDNLMTIVANPRQFKIPDWFLNRKKDYKDGKYSQVVSNALDMKLRDDLERLKKIRNHRGLRHYWGLRVRGQHTKTTGRRGKTVGVSKKR; encoded by the exons atg TCTCTGGTGGCAAACGAGGATTTTCAGCACATCCTTCGTGTGCTGAACACAAATGTGGATGGAAAGCAGAAAATCATGTTCGCTCTCACCTCCATCAAAGGTATCGGTCGCCGCTTCGCCAACCTCGTCTGCAAGAAGGCCGATGTCGACATGAACAAGAG aGCTGGGGAATTGAGTGCAGCTGAGCTGGACAATCTGATGACTATTGTTGCCAACCCTCGTCAGTTCAAAATCCCAGACTGGTTTTTGAATAGGAAGAAGGATTACAAGGATGGAAAGTACTCTCAGGTCGTTTCCAATGCTCTTGATATGAAGTTGAGAGATGATTTGGAACGCTTGAAGAAGATCAG GAACCATCGTGGTCTGAGGCACTACTGGGGCCTTCGTGTTCGTGGCCAACACACCAAGACTACAGGCCGCAGGGGAAAGACTGTTGGTGTCTCTAAAAAGCgctga
- the LOC115963949 gene encoding uncharacterized protein LOC115963949, whose protein sequence is MAAAMAELTRQNQELRMEINQRRQTREEREEGGQTQGHGDRENTEIGSQLRGTTSRTVPHLKEEMDQMKKVMEEMKENMRRTNPIEDLVHRIDSPFTASINGHLLPSKFKLPSLDSYDGTRDPFDHIATFKTTIHLQGVPNEIMCRAFSTTLKDLAQLYEKEPQTMAELVHSAQNFMSTEDAIIAKKRKRAERMGAHPARHLEQGPRPKKGRTEDKKERDNRKTGPLGRSQNYTPLNALLDQVLIQGKLRHFVGRDHKDEKLKGKMEESSRPPLGEIRIIIGGNSTGQSSKSKKTYLKVVQNVQLSGRSPRTRSMDEQAISFTDEDAERIHHPHDDAIVITLLIADYTTRRVLVDNGSSADILYYSTFQQMRLGRDQLRPVCSPLIGFGGMKVQPVGTITLPVVVGSYPQQITREVNFLVVDCSSSYNAIIRRPTLNSWKAITSTYHLSVKFPTEYGIGQAQGDQLATRECYLAMMALDEQVQTMSIEERRVVAEPTEVLEDVLLQEDDLEKFTRIGTGMKEKARKDLIQFLRKSIDVFAWSHDDMPGIDPSVITHRLNVYPFSKPVCQKKRVFAPERDKAIKEEVQKLTMTQFIKEVYYLNWLANVAMVKKANDKWRMCVDFTDLNKACLKDSYPLPRIDQLVDSTADHQLLRFMDAFSGYNQIKMDEVDQEKTSFITSQGLFCYKVMPFGLKNAGATYQRLVNHMFRSQIGRNVEVYVDDMLVKSIDEGSHLDDLQETFETLRRYKMKLNPSKCAFGVLSGKFLGFVVSQRGIEANPDKIQAILDMEPPKNIKEVQSLTGRVAALNRFISKATDKCLPFFKILRKAFEWTDECQKAFQNLKDYLTTAPLLSPSVQGEELYLYLAVSPHTVSSALIREEGKVQKPVYYTSRALRGAEGRYPLIEKLAFALITASRKLRHYFQVHVINVMTDHPFKKAMNKLEAARRLIQWAVELSEFDIRYQPRNAIKAQALADFIAKFTPSYEDLGEGEYNKKWVVHVDGSSTLYAGGIGVVLQAPEGDKLKYKARLQYQTTNNEVEYEALLKGLELAKFVEANSILVLGDSQEENVEADILAKEASANEAVDELDAVQYMPSIDLPEMLQIKGDENWMTPIVSYLKDGRLPEEKDETRKLKVKSARYILMDEVLYKRCLAPDEANYMLRKVYEGACGNHS, encoded by the exons ATGGCGGCTGCAATGGCggagttgactcgccaaaaccaagagttAAGAATGGAGATCAATCAGAGAAGACAGACACGTGAGGAACGTGAAGAAGGAGGACAAACACAAGGTCATGGTGATAGAGAAAATACTGAGATTGGAAGTCAGTTaagaggcaccacttcacggACGGTACCACACTTAAAAGAagagatggaccaaatgaagaaagttatggaggaaatgaaagagaacatgAGGAGGACGAATCCCATAGAAGATTTGGTCCACAGAATTGACTCTCCttttacggcttccatcaacggtcaTCTTCTACCATCAAAATTCAAACTGCCTTCCCTGGATTCGTACGATGGAACGCGTGACCCATTTGACCACATTGCTACTTTCAAGACAACGATACACCTTCAAGGGGTCCCTAATGAAATCATGTGTAGAGCCTTCTCTACCACCCTTAAAGACCTGGCACAA CTATATGAGAAGGAGCCTCAAACCATGGCtgaactcgtccattcggctcagaaCTTCATGAGTACAGAAGATGcgatcatagccaagaagaggaaaagagctgAAAGGATGGGAGCGCACCCAGCACGCCACTTAGAACAAGgccctcgtccaaagaagggacggacggaAGATAAGAAGGAACGAGATAACAGGAAGACGGGTCCTTTGGGAAGAAGCCAAAACTATACGCCCCTGAATGCTCTACTTGATCAAGTGCTCAT ACAAGGAAAGCTGAGGCACTTCGTTGGAAGGGATCATAAAGATGAgaagttgaaaggaaaaatggaGGAATCGTCCCGGCCCCCACTAGGAGAGATAAGGATTATCATTGGAGGAAACTCGACGGGGCAATCTTCCAAGTCGAAGAAGACGTATCTCAAAGTGGTGCAAAACGTCCAACTCTCTGGAAGATCACCAAGGACGAGATCAATGGACGAGCAGGCCATTTCCTTCACCGACGAAGATGCTGAGAGGATCCATCACCCGCATGACGATGCAATTGTCATTACTCTACTTATTGCAGATTATACAACCAGGAGAGTGTTAGTTGACAATGGAAGCTCAGCAGATATATTGTACTACTCTACCTTCCAACAGATGAGGCTTGGGCGGGATCAACTTCGCCCAGTATGTTCACCACTGATAGGGTTCGGAGGAATGAAGGTGCAGCCCGTAGGCACCATTACATTACCAGTAGTGGTAGGGTCATACCCGCAGCAGATAACTAGAGAAGTTAATTTCCTCGTGGTGGACTGTTCGTCTTCATACAATGCCATTATTAGAAGACCAACTCTGAACAGTTGGAAGGCGATAACATCTACCTACCATCTATCAGTCAAATTCCCTACGGAGTACGGGATAGGGCAAGCACAAGGAGATCAGTTGGCAACCAGAGAATGCTATTTAGCCATGATGGCTTTGGACGAACAGGTGCAGACAATGAGCATTGAGGAAAGAAGGGTTGTTGCAGAGCCCAcagaagtattggaagatgttCTTTTGCAAGAAGATGATCTCGAGAAATTCACCAGAATTGGAACAGGTATGAAGGAGAAGGCAAGAAAAGACCTAATCCAATTCTTGAGAAAGAGTATCGAtgtttttgcatggagtcatgaTGACATGCCGGGAATCGACCCAAGTGTAATCACTCATCGATTGAATGTGTACCCCTTTTCTAAGCCTGTTTGTCAGAAGAAGAGGGTGTTCGCTCCTGAGCGGGATAAGGCAATCAAGGAAGAGGTTCAGAAACTGACCATGACACAGTTCATTAAGGAAGTCTATTACCTGAATTGGTTAGCCAATGTGGCGATGGTGAAGAAAGCAAATgacaagtggagaatgtgcgtagaTTTCACTGACTTGAATAAGGCTTGTCTCAAGGATAGTTATCCTTTGCCACGCATCGATCAATTGGTGGACTCTACGGCTGACCATCAATTGCTGAgattcatggacgccttctcaggaTATAATCAGATCAAGATGGATGAAGTTGATCAGGAAAAGACCTCCTTCATTACCAGCCAAGGCTTgttttgctacaaagtgatgcccttcggtttgAAGAACGCAGGGGCAACTTATCAAAGGTTGGTAAATCACATGTTTCGTTCACAGATAGGAAGGAATGTAGAGGTCTATGTCGATGACATGCTTGTGAAGAGCATAGACGAGGGAAGCCATTTAGACGATCTAcaggaaacctttgaaacacttAGGCGATATAAGATGAAATTGAACCCAAGTAAGTGTGCATTCGGAGTATTGTCGGGAAAGTTTTTAGGGTTCGTGGTTTCACAAAGAGGAATCGAGGCGAATCCAGACAAGATCCAAGCCATATTGGACATGGAACCACCGAAGAATATCAAGGAAGTCCAATCCCTCACTGGACGAGTTGCTGCTTTGAACAGGTTTATTTCGAAAGCCACAGACAAATGTTTACCTTTCTTCAAAATCCTCAGGAAGGCATTCGAATGGACAGACGAATGTCAAAAGGCCTTCCAAAACTTGAAGGACTATCTCACTACAGCTCCATTATTAAGTCCGTCTGTGCAAGGAGAAGAACTGTACCTATACTTAGCGGTGTCCCCACATACCGTAAGCTCAGCTCTAATCAGAGAGGAAGGGAAAGTACAAAAACCCGTGTACTACACTAGCCGAGCACTCAGAGGAGCAGAGGGAAGGTACCCGCTTATAGAGAAATTGGCTTTTGCACTGATAACAGCTTCTAGGAAGTTAAGACATTACTTCCAAGTTCATGTTATCAATGTCATGACGGACCATCCGTtcaagaaggcaatgaacaagcTGGAAGCTGCAAGACGGCTGATTCAATGGGCGGTGGAACTTAGTGAATTCGACATTCGGTACCAACCGAGAAACGCAATAAAGgctcaagccctagcagatttcATTGCAAAGTTCACTCCGAGTTACGAGGATCTTGGGGAAGGAGAGTACAATAAAAAATGGGTCGTCCATGTAGATGGATCGTCTACATTGTATGCTGGAGGAATAGGAGTTGTTTTGCAGGCACCAGAAGGAGACAAGTTAAAGTACAAGGCTCGTTTGCAATACCAGACTACTAATAATGAAGTGGAGTATGAAGCCCTTTTAAAGGGATTGGAGTTGGCTAAGTTTGTAGAAGCAAACTCAATACTTGTCTTGGGAGACTCTCA ggaagagaatGTGGAAGCAGATATTCTGGCAAAAGAAGCGTCTGCAAATGAAGCAGTGGACGAGTTGGATGCAGTACAATACATGCCAAGTATAGACCTTCCAGAGATGCTGCAGATAAAGGGTGAcgaaaattggatgaccccaatagTGTCATACTTGAAGGATGGAAGGCTtccagaagagaaggacgaaACTAGGAAGCTCAAGGTCAAATCAGCCAGGTACATACTTATGGATGAAGTGTTATACAAAAGATGTTTGGCTCCGGACGAGGCAAACTACATGTTGAGGAAGGTTTATGAAGGAGCATGTGGTAACCATTCGTGA